A genomic region of Candidatus Hydrogenedentota bacterium contains the following coding sequences:
- a CDS encoding glycosyltransferase: MLVCGYLFVISCAAHLFRPGTVAGAGALRFALVMPAHNESGQIGTILDDAGRLDYPKDSYEVFVIADNCDDDTATLARAAGATVVERQDPDKRGKGFALDWFLTVHRAQLETFHAVAFVDSDMRIDPAFLRELNAALAVPDVQAVQGSNSVAHPEVNWRAALGYLGFCVINHVRPAGRNALGGTAELKGSGMAFRTPLLLRYGWPAHSLAEDVEFSRRLLLDNVLVHYNPAARVTSELATRRAQATVQQARWEGGKLDLFKRYFPVVLRRAVTTRRWRFMDAVLDMLVPPLSMLVTLILAAGLASLFAHQALTVTVALCAAAVAWCVFSGLILRRAPVRVWLYLAAVPVFMAWKGALFLRLLLRRGPQTWQRTPRDRELDPGNEARK, translated from the coding sequence GTGCTGGTATGCGGGTATCTCTTCGTTATCTCGTGCGCGGCCCACCTGTTCCGGCCGGGCACCGTGGCCGGAGCCGGAGCGCTGCGGTTCGCGCTGGTGATGCCGGCCCACAATGAATCCGGCCAGATAGGGACCATTCTGGACGACGCCGGGCGACTCGACTATCCAAAGGATTCCTATGAGGTGTTCGTCATAGCGGACAACTGCGACGACGACACCGCCACACTCGCGCGGGCCGCGGGTGCGACCGTTGTGGAACGGCAAGACCCGGACAAGCGGGGCAAGGGCTTCGCGCTCGACTGGTTCCTTACCGTGCATCGCGCGCAACTCGAGACCTTTCACGCAGTCGCGTTCGTGGACTCGGATATGCGGATCGACCCCGCTTTCCTGCGCGAACTCAACGCCGCGCTCGCCGTGCCGGACGTTCAGGCGGTCCAGGGTTCCAACAGTGTCGCTCATCCCGAGGTCAACTGGCGCGCGGCGCTGGGGTATCTGGGCTTCTGCGTCATCAATCACGTGCGCCCCGCGGGCAGGAACGCGCTCGGCGGCACCGCGGAACTCAAAGGGAGCGGCATGGCCTTCCGCACGCCGCTGTTGCTCCGCTATGGCTGGCCCGCCCATTCGCTTGCGGAGGACGTCGAGTTTTCACGGCGCCTGCTCTTGGACAACGTGCTGGTCCATTACAATCCGGCCGCGCGCGTGACGAGCGAGCTCGCAACGCGACGCGCGCAGGCTACGGTCCAGCAAGCGCGGTGGGAGGGAGGCAAGCTCGACCTTTTCAAGCGGTATTTCCCCGTCGTGCTGCGCCGCGCGGTCACCACGCGCCGCTGGCGTTTCATGGACGCCGTGCTCGACATGCTCGTGCCGCCGCTTTCGATGCTTGTAACGCTGATTCTGGCCGCCGGGCTGGCGAGCCTCTTCGCGCACCAGGCCTTGACCGTCACCGTGGCGTTGTGCGCCGCCGCGGTAGCCTGGTGCGTGTTCTCCGGGCTGATTCTGCGCCGCGCCCCCGTGCGCGTTTGGCTCTATCTCGCCGCCGTGCCCGTCTTCATGGCCTGGAAAGGCGCGCTTTTCCTGCGGTTGCTGCTGCGCCGCGGACCCCAAACGTGGCAACGCACACCCCGCGACCGGGAACTCGACCCGGGCAACGAAGCACGGAAATAA